The genomic region AATGAAAGCATATACTAAGATATTGTATCCACCTTtccaaaatcaaaaggaaaacaaatgagaagagGGAAAATCCTGCACATCCAGGCCAAGTACCATCTAAGCAAAAGCACTTTTGTGATCTCTTGTCAATGTCAATGCTTCCTTTATCTGAGAAGAAATGGGCTTTAATGAATTGCTATTAGTTTTTCCGAAGGTCTAGCTGCTGACTCTATTAcatctaaaaaaattatatatgtagaaatTCCAACAAGGGAAGACAATTAAAgcatgaaattatatatattttttctttaaatttttttattgttatgttaatcaccatacattacatcattagtttttggtgtagtgttccatgattcattgtttgtgtataacacccagtgctccattcggtacatgccctctttaatacccatcaccaggctaacccatccccccacacccctcccctctagaacccttagtttgtttttcagagtccatcatctctcatggtttgtctccccctccgatttccccccttcattcttcccctcctgctatcttcttctttttttttttcttaacaaatattgcattatttgtttcagaggtacagatctgtgattcaacagtcttgcacaattcacagcgctcataccctacccaatgtctatcaaaagCATGAAATTATATGTTATACATACAATTTGGTGGAACTTCTAcattatgtatacatttttatattataaaagtatatattttatatataaatattgtatataataatatataactatatacacacacaaacacacacacacacatatatatacacacatatgtatattaatcttgttttctctctgccaTGTTGTCTACCTTATGGTGTTTCTATTACATCCTAAAAGGAGTTATCTTTCatatttccttaaatttaaaaaagtaattacagTGAGATATCATCAATTGATTATAAAAGGAACCAGGCCCCTAACCTTCTAGGAAGCAATAAACAGGTCCTAGCCATAAAATTGGTGATTGCAGAACCTCTTTTTGTGTACTCCTCCTAAGACAGAGAgggcttttaaaacaaaacaaaatcagaatggAGAAATCTCACCAACAGAACTCTAAAAACTAGTTGGATAATAACTGATTATTTCTTAAcatcttcataaaaataaaattattttataactccAATACCAATGCATATCTCATAAAATTCTGGTTATTTCACTCACTGCATTATAAAAAGAAGCATTTAATTAAATCCTGAAAGTAAAGGAGATTTTCTTTGATATCTGGCCTCTTATCCTTTAATTGTGTACTAAGTCAGTATGTTTAAAATTGCAgactttctggggcgcctgggtggctcagttgattaagcgactgccttcggctcaggtcatgatcctggagtcccaggatcgagtcccgcatcgggctccctgctcggcagggagtctgcttctccctctgaccctatcccctctggtgtgctctctctctctctctcattctctctctctcaaataaataaataaaatctttaaaaaataaaaataaataaataaataaataaaattgcagacTTTCACCTAATGTAAGTGTGTTTTGAGGTTAAGTcaaatgaaaagagaaggaatGTCTAAGTCTCTTTAGCAAAGAGAATCTTTCAAGAAAAGGGCTTGGCCACTTGATGGCATTTTTCTGATGGCATCTTTGACCTCCTTGTTCCTCAGGCAGTAGATAATAGGGTTGAGCATTGGAGTAAAGACTGCATATATGGCTGAGATCAATTTGTTAGAATTGAATGAAGCAATGGCCCGAGGTCGGACATACATGAAGATCACAGCTGTGTAGAAGATGACCACCACTGTAAGGTGAGAGGCACAGATAGAGAAGGCTTTCTGCTGCCCAGTGGCTGAGAGAATATGCAGAATGGTAGAGACAATGAAGCCATAGGAAAGGACAGTGgctgagagaggaaacacaaggaTGGGAATGGCTAGCACAAAGTCTACCATCTCAGCCATAGAAAAGTCCATGCAGGCCAGTTTGAGGATGGGGGAAACATCACAGAAAAAATGGTTCAAGGTATTATTGCCACAGAAAGCAACTTGGGAGATGAAGTATACCTTTGCCATGGAGATGGTGAAGCCACTCACCCAGGAACTGATTGTCAGCTGCACACAAAATCCTGTGGTCATTATGGCTGGATAATGAAGAGGACAACATATAGCCATGTAACGGTCATAGGCCATGGCAGCCAAAGAGCACACATTCAGCACAGGCAAGtgagatgaagaaatagagtTGGATCATGCATCCCAGGAATGGGATGGTATTGGGACAAAGTAGGAATCCAGCCAACATCTTGGGGACTGTGACAGTGACATACCAAGTCTCCAGAAAGGACATGGTGCCCAGAAAATACTACATGGGCTTGTGTAGGGACCCAGTGATCCATACAGTGAGAATGATGACCAAATTCTCCAACAGCACAAACATGTAggtgatgaggaagaggaggaaaagcagaACTTGTAGCCAAGGTGAAGTAGGGAAGCCCACCAGGATGAATTCACTAATATGGGTGATATTTTCCTTTGACATGGCTAGGACACCAAAAGACAAAGGATTTAATGAAAATAGTGCTAGTGAGATCCACATTAGCAGCAAGGTGCCCTCGGACTACAGGTACTTTATCATTAAACTTAACCTAGTGCCACAATCTGGTCCTGGGGTGTGATTTGAGAGTCACAAGAGGCCACAAGATCCTCTCCAGAAAATCAGATATTAGAACAGGACCTGAAAACAAATCCACCAAAGACACAAAGTTAAGAATCTCAAAGCAGAATCATGAAGTCAGATTCAGGATTTAGGCCTTCAGATCTGGGCCAGAAGGAGGTCTTCAGGTAGTACTAGGAATAAATACTTTCTTTATCAGCATATTTCCAGATTTCACAAGCAGCTATAAGGCAGGAAACCATCATGATCAGAATAAGTGCCAAGGATGGTTAGGGCAAGGCAAGGAAGCAGGGTAGTTCAAATTctggagaaaatgaaagcagaataCTAACTGGAAAACACCCTCCTGATAGGAGAATTGCTGACTTTGGCCTACTCCTTGACTATATGGTATGTCTTTTGAAAATGCTGGCAAAACTAGTTAACAATTATTTGCCTATTTTTAGGCCCATGGCTTAAAAAATTGAATGAAGAAATGTCTGCTCTATTAAGTAATTAAATACATTTGGATTTTTTAGATGCctcctaataataataataataatagttatatatacacatataaaatagttgtatatatacatataaaatagatCACATTTGATCTCAAATTAATTTGTACATTTCATCTATACCCTCTCCAAAGATTCGTTCAAAATTTTTATACTGCCAGAAGTGTTACCTGATTAATTCTATCTACTCTTTGACTCTCTAACTTCTCCTCAGTATGGACACTGCTGAGCACAAGTTGCATTTAAGGAGCCACCTTGCGAGTGGAGAGTCAGGAACTTCAACAACTCAGAAGAGTTCTGGGCTTCCTAGGGCACAATAGGATCTGAGGAgagaattgaaatttaaaaatactttcttcacAAGTGgggatagaagaaagagaaaagtagagataaaagtttgaacactgggtattacacataactaatgaatcattgaacactacatcaaaaactaatgatgtactatatgttggctaattgaatttaaagtttaaaaaaagggggggaagaacccaataaaaaaaagtttgcttgacattataaataaaattaatctgaAAAGAGAAACATATTTTTCAAGGACAGCAATAGAGATGACCTGGAAAGGGAAAGGCAGAATTTAGGGACCTGCAAAGCACAAGATATGGAATTTTCTAGATGTTAGTAGTGACTTCTGATTTGTTATATACTGTGTGGGCCAAAGCCCCTAGATCTCCAATGAATTAGTTGGTTATATGTGTTGAAAAATTACCACAGTAAAATAGAACTCAAATTTGACTTCTTTCTCCACCAAAAATAATTATcctttaattaattttaacaacTCTCTCAGGGAGGTCGTTTTTGCCCATGGTGAGGCAGTATGGAAGACCTAGCCTAAATTGCAACAATTACAGAACAAGACTGTGAAGGAATTTTTACATATGAATTCATACTCATTCATGTCTGATATTTTAGGaatcatagaaaacaaaagagtaaCATAATAAGAGACTTGCCATGGACAAAAGGAGCCCCAATACTCAGAGTGTACTAAAGCATGAAGAAAACttcaggggggaggagcaagatgtggaaggagtaggagacctgaatttcatctggtcccaggaattcagctggatagggatcaaaccattctgaacacctacgaattcaacaggagatcgaagaaaagaatagcaacaagtctctgaacagaaaagcgactactttctgaaaggtaggacgtgcggagaagtgaatccaaggcgatattcaggtggctagatggcgggggagggggcctccatcggctgcttctggcaagtgatagagcagtggagcacaaaatgggaaattttagaagtcaactccgctgagggacgtcgctccagtggctaaggagGGCTGGAACCctagctgggacagtgtggtctcaggacactcagggtcacagaaacaccaggggtgcctgggtgcagcagagctcccaggtattggagcggggaagcaggctgcagagatggagtcgaggagtgggctttcagcttggggttgccataaaccatgatctgcagcacagtcgggccactgctccaccagcagggacccaacaagcggcagatccagggagaatcctcttcctccccctggaggagcggcGCTGGAGCGCACCACAAGGATCTGCTAagtctggagactccacacagggtcaggtgccagagacagaaacactcggtcacaggctgggtgagcacggagtgcagctggagactggggagatgggagtgattgaccgcttttctctgggggctcactgaggagtggggcctgagttcttggctcctccagggcggagattgggaggccgccattttcactctcatcctccaaacctGAGCGCAAagttttcagggaacaaaagctccagagagcaaacccgagcagattagtTAGCCCGgacggcaagggcggggcaattccacctccggtaaagacatttgggaaccatggcaacaggcccctcccccagaagatcaacaagaacagccagccaagaccaagtttaccgatcaatgagaatggcagaatgccagcactaggggaatacagcacatagaattcatcgctttttttccccctgattctttagtcttatcaaagttaatttttttcttttcttttttctttttttaaaaattttctttttccctttttcaaccaacatcttatcaatcccttttttaaaaaaatctttttttttcaattttatagtcatattctatcccttcatagcagttaaccttatttttggtatatatatatatatatatatatatatatatatatatatatatatatatatcaagttattctttctttaaaaatttgggatacagttttttctaacagaccaaaatataccataatatctagtgtatggctttgttctagtctcctgcctaatgacattctctcccttttttttttttaaattcctcatctttcttttttcaaccaacttcttatcaattccttttataaaatcttttataattttcatctgtacagtcatattctatccctttatcatatttacccttattattgtacacatataagtttttcttactttaaaatttggggaggcactttcttctaacagaccaaaatatgccccaaatctagtctgtggcactgatctatgcaccagcctgatcatatttgatcatatttgatcatattctgtttttttttatcattttctttttcttttttctttctttccctttcttttcccccagtttcaggtctcttatgatttgtttgtgtatatttttctggggtcgtttttaccctgttagcattttgttttctccttcatctattctcctctggacaaaatgacaagatggaaaaaaatcacctaaaaaaaaaaaaagaacaagaggcagtaccaactgccagggacctagttAATACGGACATTAgcaagatgtcggaactagagttcagaatgacgattttaaagatactagctgtgcttgaaaaaagcatggaagttattagagaaaccctttctggagaaataactaaaatctaaccaagtcaaaatcaaaaaggctattaatgaggtgcaatcaaaaatggaggctctaactgctaggataaatgaggcagaagagagaataagggatatagaagaccaaatgctggaaaataaagaagctgagaaaaagagagataaataactactggatcacgagggcagaattcgagagataagtgttaccataagacaaaacaacattaggataattgggatcccagaagaagagagagaggggcagaaggtatagtggagcaaattataacagagaacttccctaatgtggggaaggaaacaggcatcaaaatccaggagaaacagagaacccctctcaaaatcaataaaaataggtcaacaccctgacatctaatagtaaaacttatgagtctcagagacaaagagaaaatcctgaaagcagctcaggaaaagaggtgtgtaacctacaatggtagaaacattagattggcaacagacttatccacagagacctggcaggccagaaaggactggtatgatttattcagggcactaaatgagaaaaatatgcaaccaagaatactatatccagctaggctgtcattgaaaatagagggagagataaaaagcttccaggacaaacaaaaactaaaggaatttgcaaacacgaaaccagccctaaaagaaatattgaaagggctcctctaagcaaagagagagcctaaaagcaacatagaccagaaaggaacacagacaatatacagtaacagtcactttacagacgatataatggcactaaattcatttctttcaatacttaccctgaatgtaaatgggctcaatgccccaatcaaaagacacaggttatcagattgaataaaaaaacaagacccatcaatatgctgtctgcaagagactcattttagacccaaagacacctccagattgaaagtgagggggtggaaaatgacTTACCaagctaatggacatcaaaagaaagctggggtggcaatccttatatcagacaaattagattttaaaccaaagattgtaataagcgatgaggaaggacactatagtatacttaaagggtctatccaacaagaagatctaacaattgtaaatatccccctaatatgggagcagccaattatataaggcaattaataacaaaagcaaatccaatcaagaagtggacagaagacatgaacagacatttttccaaagaagacatccaaacggccaacagacacatgaaaaagtgttcaacatcgctcggcatcagggaaatccaaatcaaaacctcaatgagataccacctcacacccgtcagaatggctaaaattaacaagtcaggaaacgacagatgttggcggggatgcagagaaaggggaaccctcctacactgttggtgggaatgcaagctggtgcaaccactctggaaaacagtatggaggttcctcaaaaagtcgaaaatagagctaccatatgatccagcaattacagtactgggtatttaccccaaagatacaaatgtagggatccaaaggggtacatgcaccccaatgtttatagcagcaatgtccacaatacccaaaccatggaaagagccaagatgtccatcgacagatgaatggataaagaagaagtggtatatatacacaatggaatattatgcagccatcaaaaggaatgagatcttgccatttgcaacgacgtggatggaactggagggtgttatgctgagtgaaataagtcagtcagagaaagacatgtatcatatgacctcactgatacgaggaattcttaatctcaggaaacaaactgagggttgctggagtggtgggggatgggagggatggggtgggtgggtgataaacactggggagggtatgtgctattgagtgctgtgaattgtacaagactgttgaatcacagacctgtacctctgaaacaaataatgcaatatatgttaagaaaaaaaaaaaagatagcaggaggggaagaatgaagggggggtaaattggagggggagacgaaccatgagagatgatggactctgaaaaacaaactgagagttctagaggggaggggtggggggaaatgggttagcctgatgatgggtattaaagagggcacattctgcgtggagcactgggtgttatgcacaatgaatcatggaacactacatcaaaaactaatgatgtaatgcatggtaattaacataccaataaaaaattttaaagaaataaaaagcaaagaaacacatcgacaacaatacaataatatgggggactttaacacccccttcactgaaatggacagatcatctaagcaaaagatcaacaaggaaataaagactttaaatgacacactggaccaaatggacttcacagatatattcagaacattccatttcaaagcaacagaataccaTTCTTGTCtcatgcccatggaacattctccagaatagatcacatcttaggtcacaaatcaggtctcaactggtaccaaaagattggcttcattccctgcatatattcagaccacagtgctttggaactagaactcaatcacaagaggaaagtcggaaagaactcaaatacatggaggctaaagagcatcctcctaaagaatgaatgggtcaaccaggaaattaaagaagaattttaaaaattcatggaaacaatgcaaatgaaaacacaactgttcaaaatctttgggatacagcaaaggcagtcctaagaggaaagtatattgcaatacaagcctttctcaagaaacaagaaaggtctcaaatacacaacctaaccctacagctaaaggagctggagagagaacagcaaataaagcctaaacccagcaggagaagagaaataatgaagatcagagcagaaatcaatgaaatagaaaccaaaagaacagtagaacagatcaacgaaactaggagctggttctttgaaagaattaacaagattgataaacccctggccagacttatcaaaaagaaaagagaaatgacccaaatcaacaaaatcatgaatgaaagaggagagatcacaaccaacaccaaagaaatacaaacaattataagaacatattatgagcaactctatgccagcaaattagataatctggaagaaatgaatgcattcctagagatgtataaaatatcaaaactgaatcaggaagagatagaaaacctgaacagacctataaccactaaggaaattgaagcagtcatcaaaaatctcccaacaaacaaaagtccagggccagatggcttcccaggggaattctaccacacatttaaagaagaattaatacctatccttctgaaactgttccaaaaaatagaaatggaaggaaaacttccaaactcattttatgaggccaccattaccttgatctcaaaaccagacaaagaccccatcaaaaaggagaattacagaccaatatccttgatgaacatggatgcaaaaattctcaccaaaatactagccaataggatccaacagtacatttaaaggattattcaccacaaccaagtgggatttatccctgggctgcaaggtggttaaacatctgcaaatcaatcaatgtgatacaatacattaataaaagaaagaacaagaaccatatgatcctctcaacagatgcagaaaaagcatttgacaaagtatagtatcctttcttgatcaaaattcttcagagtatagggatagagggtccatacctcaatatcataaaggccgtctatgaaaaacctacagcgaatatcattctcaatggggaaaaactgagagctttctcaccaaggtcaggaacatggcagggatgtccactatccccactgctattcaacatagtactggaagtcctagccacagcaatcagacaacaaaaagaaataaaaggcatccaaattggcaaagaagaagtcaaactctcactctttgcagatgatatgatactgtatgtggaaaacccaaaagactccaccccaaaactgctagaactcatacaggaattcagtaaattggcaggatataaaatcaatgcacagaaatcagtggcattccgatacaccaacaacaagacagaagaaagagaaattaaggagacgatcccatttacaatcacacccCAAAacctaagatacctagggataaatctaaccaaagagtcaaagaatctgtactcaggaaactataaaatactcatgaaagaaattgaggaagacacaaagaaatggaaaaacgttccatgctcatggattggaagaacaaacattgtgaagatgtcaatgctacctagagcaatctacacatttaatgcaatccctatcaatataccatccacttttttcaaagaaatggaacaaataatcctaaaatttgtatggaaccagaaaagacctcgaatagccagaggaatgttgaaaaagaaaagcaaagctggcagcatcagaattccggacttccagctgtattacaaagctgtcatcatcaagacagtatggtactggaacaaaaacagacacatagatcagtggaacagaatagagagcccagaaatggaccctcaactctatggtcaactaatctttgacaaagcaggaaagaatgtccaatggaaaaaagacagtctcttcaacaaatggtgttgggaaaactggacagccacatgcagaagcatgaaactggaccatttcctgaaaccacacacaaaaatagactcaaaatggttgaaagacctcaatgtgagacaggagtccatcaaaatcctaaaggagaacacaggcagcaacctctttgacctcagccgcagcaacttcttcctagaaacatcaccaaagtcaagggaagcaagggcaaaaatgaactattgggtcttcatcaagataaaaagcttctgcacaacaaaagaaacagtcaacaaaaccaaaagacaaccaacagaatgggagaagatatttgtacatgacatatcagataaagagccaaagaacaaatgatccaatcaagaaatgggcagaagacatgaacatattttttcaaagaagacatccaaatggccaacagacacatgaaaaagtgctcaacctcgctcagcatcagggaaacccCAATCAAAACCTCcgtgggataccacctcacaccagccagaatggctaaaattaacaaggcaggaactgacagattttggcagggatgtagagaaaggggaaccatcctacactgttggtgggaacgccagctggtgcagccactctggaaaacagtatggagattcctcaaaaagttgaaaatagagctaccctatgacccagcaattgtactactgggtatttaccccaaggtaaattgtagggacctgaaggggtatgtgtacctcagtgtttatagcagcaatgtccacagtagccaaactatggaaagagccaagatgtccatcgacagataaatgaataaagaagaagtggtatatatatacagtggaatagtatgcagccatcaaaagaatgaaatcttgggcgcctgggtggctcagatggttaagcgtctgccttcggctcaggtcatgatcccggggtcctgggatcgagtcccgcatcgggctccctgctcagtggggagtctgtttctccctctgcttctctctctctctctccctgtctctcatgaataaataaataaaatctttaaaaaaaaaaaaagaatgaaatcttgccatttgcaatgacaaggatggaactggagggtattttgccgagcgaaataagtcaatcagagaaaaacgtgtatcatatgatctaactgatatgaggaattcttaatctcaggaaacaaactgagggttgctggagtggtggggggtgggagggatggggtggctgggtgatagacattggggagggtatgtgctatggtgagcactgtgaattgtgtaagactgttgaatcacagacctgtacgtctgaaacaaataatacgttgtatgttaaaaaaaaaaaagaagatagtaggaagggaaaaatgaaagggggtaaatcagagggggagacgaaccctgagagactatggactctgagaaacaaactgagggttctagaggggagtgtggtggggggatgggttagcatagtgatgggtattaaagagggcacgtactgaatagagcactgggtgttatacgcaaacaatgaatcatgaaacactacatcgaaaactaatgatgtaatgtatagtgattaatataatataataataaaaaaaaacttcagacaactgttcaaataattttaagagcTGAATTCTAGTCCATGATCTATCTCTTACCAACTTGGCAATCTGAAAGCAATCCTCAGATTATCTAAATTTTAATTCCCTTGAGAGTGAAAAAAggatataatcttaaaaaattcaagaaatcaTGAATGCAGACATTTTATAGCCTTGTTAGTGGTTAAGAGAAAGATCTATTGAATACGTATAGGGGACCTGGTCCTACAAtgcactttgaaaatataaagatgaaaaagtcaGATTTCCCTTTTCAAAATCTTGAGAAATAGATAACACAAGTAAGCAAGCCATTATAGTCCAATGTATTACAGCCATAAAATACATACTCAAGTAGCCCATGTGAGGAAGGTCCTAATAGTGCCTTTAGAAGTGGCCTTCAAAGAAAGcaatggatggaactggagggtattatcctGAGCAAAaaaagtcaaccagagaaagacaattatcatatgacttcactcatacatgtaatataagaaacagggcagaggaccattggggaagagagggaaaac from Zalophus californianus isolate mZalCal1 chromosome 11, mZalCal1.pri.v2, whole genome shotgun sequence harbors:
- the LOC113915032 gene encoding LOW QUALITY PROTEIN: olfactory receptor 6-like (The sequence of the model RefSeq protein was modified relative to this genomic sequence to represent the inferred CDS: deleted 1 base in 1 codon; substituted 1 base at 1 genomic stop codon); translation: MSKENITHISEFILVGFPTSPWLQVLLFLLFLITYMFVLLENLVIILTVWITGSLHKPMXYFLGTMSFLETWYVTVTVPKMLAGFLLCPNTIPFLGCMIQLYFFISLACAECVLLAAMAYDRYMAICCPLHYPAIMTTGFCVQLTISSWVSGFTISMAKVYFISQVAFCGNNTLNHFFCDVSPILKLACMDFSMAEMVDFVLAIPILVFPLSATVLSYGFIVSTILHILSATGQQKAFSICASHLTVVVIFYTAVIFMYVRPRAIASFNSNKLISAIYAVFTPMLNPIIYCLRNKEVKDAIRKMPSSGQALFLKDSLC